A window from Bosea sp. ANAM02 encodes these proteins:
- a CDS encoding cation diffusion facilitator family transporter → MTTTQDGPATAPAVRATPAQIAQIKQRAAILSVMATILLTAAKIVGAILSGSLALLTDALQGLVDVGSTLFTWFAVRASDKPADDEHHYGHGKVEALAALVETAILFTLAGAILWEAGNRLWTNVIAHVEVTPIVIGVLVLSMIVDAIRWRSLTKVAKETGSEALAGEATHFSADFVGSGLVLIGLIGVWYGFERADTAAAFAIAAYTAFSAYRLARRVLDTLLDAAPEGVGETLREVARGVPGVVGINWLRVRPAGGRVHGEIGISVSRTLPLDRVVAIKAQLGEALLQAEPGAEITITADPVQVDDETALERVLLIALKLKIPVHHVTVHSIGEKLSVSMDMEVDQSLPLGEAHEIATRLESAIRAEFGGETEVETHIEPMETGQPAGHNAAWETVEDIGKALAGEAAKVAGPIHDIHSVRVRQTAKGLVVNYHCRVDPALDVAAVHHAVDAIERAVRLARPQVCRLVSHAEPAVPATP, encoded by the coding sequence ATGACGACAACGCAAGACGGGCCGGCGACGGCACCGGCCGTGCGCGCCACGCCCGCCCAGATCGCCCAGATCAAGCAGCGCGCCGCCATTCTCTCGGTGATGGCGACGATCCTTCTGACGGCGGCCAAGATCGTCGGCGCCATCCTCTCCGGCTCGCTCGCGCTGCTGACCGACGCTCTTCAGGGGCTGGTCGATGTCGGTTCGACGCTGTTCACCTGGTTCGCGGTCCGCGCTTCCGACAAGCCGGCGGACGACGAGCATCATTACGGCCACGGCAAGGTCGAGGCGCTCGCAGCCCTCGTCGAGACCGCGATCCTGTTCACGCTCGCCGGCGCGATCCTGTGGGAGGCCGGCAACCGGCTCTGGACCAATGTCATCGCCCATGTCGAGGTGACGCCGATCGTCATCGGCGTGCTCGTGCTCTCGATGATCGTCGACGCGATCCGCTGGCGCTCGCTGACGAAGGTCGCCAAGGAAACCGGCAGCGAGGCTCTGGCCGGCGAGGCGACGCATTTCTCGGCGGATTTCGTCGGCTCGGGCCTGGTGCTGATCGGCCTGATCGGCGTCTGGTACGGTTTCGAGCGGGCCGATACCGCGGCCGCCTTCGCGATCGCGGCCTATACCGCCTTCTCGGCCTATCGCCTCGCCCGGCGCGTGCTCGACACTTTGCTGGATGCGGCTCCGGAAGGCGTCGGCGAGACCCTGCGCGAGGTTGCGCGCGGCGTGCCGGGAGTCGTCGGCATCAACTGGCTGCGCGTGCGCCCCGCGGGTGGGCGCGTCCATGGCGAGATCGGCATCAGCGTCTCACGGACGCTGCCGCTCGACCGCGTCGTGGCGATCAAGGCGCAGCTCGGCGAGGCATTGTTGCAGGCCGAGCCCGGCGCGGAGATCACGATCACGGCCGACCCCGTGCAGGTCGACGACGAGACGGCGCTGGAGCGCGTGCTGCTGATCGCGCTCAAGCTCAAGATTCCGGTGCATCACGTCACCGTCCACTCGATCGGCGAGAAGCTGTCGGTGAGCATGGACATGGAGGTCGACCAGAGCCTGCCGCTCGGCGAGGCCCATGAGATCGCAACCCGGCTGGAAAGCGCGATCCGGGCCGAATTCGGCGGCGAGACCGAGGTCGAGACCCATATCGAGCCGATGGAAACCGGCCAGCCCGCAGGCCACAACGCAGCCTGGGAAACGGTCGAGGATATCGGCAAGGCGCTGGCGGGCGAGGCCGCCAAGGTGGCCGGCCCGATCCACGACATCCACAGCGTGCGCGTGCGCCAGACGGCCAAGGGGCTGGTGGTGAACTACCATTGCCGCGTCGACCCGGCGCTGGACGTCGCTGCCGTGCATCACGCGGTCGATGCGATCGAGCGCGCGGTGCGCCTTGCCCGCCCGCAGGTCTGCCGGCTGGTGAGCCATGCGGAGCCGGCAGTGCCGGCGACACCCTAG
- the pepN gene encoding aminopeptidase N, protein MRTDDAPLIRLEDYRPSDWLIDTVDLDIGLHPQKTRVRALLALRPNPEGQPGAPLKLDGDELVLKSLAIDGQPLDASAYTVTPQALTIPNPPRHDFTLTIETEIDPSANTKLMGLYRSSKVYCTQCEADGFRRITYFLDRPDVMSVYTVRLEAAKAEAPVLLSNGNLVAAAELPGGDRHFAVWHDPHPKPAYLFALVGGALDHVRQDYVTADGRRVELAVYVEPGKADRAGWALDSLVRCMRWDEQVFGRNYDLDVFNVVAVSDFNMGAMENKGLNIFNDKYVLADPQTATDGDYASIEAIIAHEYFHNWTGNRITCRDWFQLCLKEGLTVFRDQEFSSDERSRAVKRIADVRTLRSTQFSEDAGPLAHPVRPRAYKEINNFYTPTVYEKGAEVIRMLKVLIGEDAFRQGMDLYFARCDGTAATIEEFLACFAETSGQNLDHFARWYEQAGTPTIVASGRYDAAARCYTLDLAQSTPPTPGQSEKLPVVLPVKLGLVGAKGDLPLKTASNAYAGDGLVVLDQPSLSMTFEDVAEAPIPSLMRGFSAPARLDLDLSDADLLRLFSADSDSFNRWQSLQSVATRVLVAAGKRGADAEVLAATAGKLGEALQVFLKSDALSDPAFAAQVLRLPAPADIAREIGRDVDPDAIFAAHRKLSAAIGKALLGELPGLRGSLAASGAYRPDAASAGRRALRNELLGLAALAAPVEAADLCEEQFTAGDNLTDRLAALAAMTLIPGERREALIARFAETYAGEPLVLDKWLMAQALIAEPGTLERVKTLMQHPAFSLGNPNRVRALIGGFAANLTQFNRADGAGYDFVADIVVALDKTNPQVASRLLGSFKSWRMLEPGRKRLAQEALSTVARLPNLSRDVADIAERALA, encoded by the coding sequence ATGCGTACCGACGACGCCCCGCTGATCCGCCTCGAGGATTACCGCCCCAGCGACTGGTTGATCGACACCGTCGATCTCGATATCGGCCTGCATCCGCAGAAGACGCGGGTGCGCGCCCTGCTGGCGCTCAGGCCCAATCCGGAAGGACAGCCCGGCGCACCGCTGAAGCTCGACGGTGACGAACTCGTCTTGAAGTCCCTGGCCATCGACGGCCAGCCGCTCGACGCTTCCGCCTATACGGTGACGCCGCAGGCGCTGACGATCCCGAACCCGCCGCGGCATGATTTCACGCTGACGATCGAGACGGAGATCGACCCCTCCGCCAATACCAAGCTGATGGGGCTCTACCGCTCGTCGAAGGTCTATTGCACGCAGTGCGAGGCGGACGGCTTCCGCCGCATCACCTATTTCCTCGACCGGCCGGACGTGATGAGCGTCTATACGGTCAGGCTCGAAGCAGCGAAGGCGGAAGCCCCGGTGCTGCTCTCCAACGGCAATCTCGTCGCGGCCGCCGAGCTGCCGGGCGGCGATCGGCATTTCGCCGTCTGGCACGATCCGCACCCCAAACCCGCCTATCTCTTCGCGCTGGTCGGCGGGGCGCTCGACCATGTCCGGCAGGATTACGTCACCGCCGACGGCCGCAGGGTCGAGCTCGCCGTCTATGTCGAGCCGGGCAAGGCAGACCGCGCCGGCTGGGCACTGGATTCGCTGGTGCGCTGCATGCGCTGGGACGAGCAGGTCTTCGGCCGCAACTATGATCTCGACGTGTTCAACGTCGTCGCCGTGTCCGACTTCAACATGGGGGCGATGGAGAACAAGGGCCTCAACATCTTCAACGACAAATATGTGCTGGCTGATCCGCAGACCGCGACCGACGGCGACTACGCCTCGATCGAGGCGATCATCGCGCATGAGTATTTCCACAACTGGACCGGCAACCGCATCACCTGTCGCGACTGGTTCCAGCTCTGCCTGAAGGAGGGCCTGACCGTCTTCCGCGACCAGGAATTCTCCTCCGACGAGCGCTCGCGCGCGGTGAAGCGCATTGCCGATGTCCGCACCTTGCGCTCGACGCAATTCTCGGAGGATGCCGGCCCCCTCGCCCATCCGGTCCGGCCGCGCGCCTACAAGGAAATCAACAACTTCTACACGCCGACGGTCTATGAGAAGGGCGCGGAGGTCATCCGCATGCTCAAGGTGCTGATCGGCGAGGATGCCTTCCGGCAGGGCATGGACCTCTATTTCGCGCGCTGCGACGGCACCGCCGCGACGATCGAGGAATTCCTCGCCTGCTTCGCCGAGACCTCCGGCCAGAACCTCGACCATTTCGCCAGGTGGTACGAGCAGGCGGGCACGCCGACCATCGTGGCGTCGGGCCGTTACGATGCCGCGGCGAGGTGCTACACGCTCGACCTTGCCCAGAGCACGCCGCCGACGCCCGGCCAGAGCGAGAAGCTCCCGGTCGTGCTGCCGGTCAAGCTCGGCCTCGTCGGCGCGAAGGGCGACCTGCCGCTGAAGACGGCCTCGAACGCCTATGCCGGCGACGGGCTCGTCGTGCTGGACCAGCCCTCGCTATCGATGACCTTCGAGGATGTCGCGGAAGCGCCGATCCCCTCGCTGATGCGCGGCTTCTCGGCGCCGGCGCGACTCGATCTCGATCTGTCGGATGCCGACCTGCTGCGGCTGTTCTCGGCCGACAGCGATTCCTTCAATCGCTGGCAGTCGCTCCAGAGCGTCGCGACGCGCGTGCTCGTGGCAGCCGGCAAGCGCGGTGCCGATGCTGAGGTGCTGGCAGCGACCGCCGGCAAGCTCGGCGAAGCCTTGCAGGTTTTCCTCAAGAGCGACGCGCTGTCCGATCCCGCCTTCGCCGCTCAAGTGCTGCGCCTGCCCGCGCCGGCCGATATCGCCCGCGAGATCGGTCGGGATGTCGACCCCGATGCGATCTTCGCCGCCCATCGCAAACTGTCGGCCGCAATCGGCAAGGCTCTGCTCGGCGAATTGCCGGGGCTGCGCGGGTCACTCGCGGCAAGCGGCGCCTATCGTCCCGATGCGGCCTCGGCGGGGCGGCGGGCACTACGCAACGAATTGCTCGGGCTCGCGGCGCTTGCCGCCCCGGTTGAAGCTGCCGATCTCTGCGAGGAGCAGTTCACTGCCGGCGACAATCTGACCGATCGCCTTGCTGCGCTCGCGGCAATGACGCTGATCCCGGGCGAGCGCCGCGAGGCGCTGATCGCCCGCTTTGCCGAGACCTATGCGGGCGAACCGCTGGTGCTCGACAAATGGCTGATGGCGCAGGCGCTGATCGCCGAGCCCGGTACGCTGGAGCGGGTCAAGACGCTGATGCAGCACCCCGCCTTCTCGCTCGGCAATCCCAACCGGGTGCGGGCGTTGATCGGCGGCTTCGCGGCGAACCTGACCCAGTTCAACCGGGCGGACGGCGCGGGCTATGACTTCGTCGCCGATATCGTCGTCGCGCTCGACAAGACCAACCCGCAGGTCGCCTCTCGCCTGCTTGGCTCGTTCAAGAGCTGGCGCATGCTGGAGCCCGGCCGCAAGCGCCTCGCACAGGAGGCTCTGAGCACCGTCGCGCGGCTGCCGAACCTGTCGCGGGACGTCGCCGACATCGCCGAAAGAGCGCTCGCCTGA